One genomic window of Tatumella citrea includes the following:
- a CDS encoding LysR family transcriptional regulator, with amino-acid sequence MLSTEIRYFLAVADSGSLSAASQQLFVATSAISRQIQRLEQDVGVALFERHARGMVLTDAGRMFEHRIRQSQREMDSTLSEIKGLTAIRRTAIRIACTDGLAWHLLPALCSQFRQQYPSVSFHLQVGNTRQVAESLHRGECDLALQFCLHAERGVQVAGSWPAPVLVVMSASHPLAGKEFQLQDLSSYPVALPDQSTTVRQLFDLSCQMNGVFIEPTITCNNFGSLYHFLTLNPLTVTLCSRYSLLYNPTEHPLVVRSLAINALTQRTLQIHLLPGRQQSAALKLFLGFISDQLQHQHEQFSADNHATGR; translated from the coding sequence ATGCTAAGTACCGAAATCCGTTATTTTCTGGCGGTTGCTGACAGCGGTTCGCTGAGTGCAGCCAGCCAGCAGTTGTTTGTCGCAACTTCCGCCATCAGCCGACAAATTCAGCGACTGGAACAGGATGTCGGGGTGGCATTATTTGAACGCCATGCCCGGGGGATGGTCCTGACCGATGCCGGACGGATGTTTGAGCATCGTATTCGCCAGAGTCAGCGGGAAATGGACAGTACCCTGTCGGAAATTAAAGGCCTGACGGCTATCCGTCGCACCGCGATTCGTATTGCCTGCACCGACGGGCTGGCATGGCATCTGTTACCTGCCCTCTGTTCCCAGTTTCGTCAGCAGTACCCTTCGGTAAGCTTTCATTTGCAGGTGGGCAACACCCGTCAGGTGGCAGAAAGCCTGCATCGTGGTGAGTGCGATCTGGCCTTACAGTTTTGTCTGCATGCCGAACGTGGGGTGCAGGTTGCTGGCAGCTGGCCCGCCCCGGTACTGGTGGTGATGTCTGCCAGCCATCCGCTGGCAGGCAAGGAGTTTCAGTTGCAGGATCTGAGCAGTTATCCGGTGGCACTGCCGGACCAGAGCACTACCGTGCGCCAGTTATTTGATTTGTCCTGCCAGATGAACGGGGTATTTATCGAACCCACCATTACCTGCAATAATTTTGGTTCGCTGTACCACTTCCTGACCCTGAATCCGCTCACCGTCACCCTGTGCAGCCGCTATTCCCTGCTGTATAACCCGACGGAACATCCACTGGTGGTGCGTAGCCTGGCGATAAATGCGCTGACCCAGCGCACACTGCAAATCCATCTGTTGCCCGGCCGCCAGCAGTCTGCCGCCCTGAAACTGTTTCTCGGCTTTATCAGTGATCAGTTGCAGCATCAGCATGAACAATTTTCCGCAGACAATCACGCAACCGGTCGCTGA